The following are from one region of the Candidatus Abyssobacteria bacterium SURF_5 genome:
- a CDS encoding metal-dependent transcriptional regulator has protein sequence MVAPLSPSQEDYLETIYQIGLKKRAVRSKDIARSMKVTRPSVTGALQSLAEKGLIQYEPYEFITLTPKGLIAARRVVRRHTVMHDFLTKVLGICRAEAEEQACRLEHAISGDLTRRLALFVEFLESCPEGIEAWAERFNCFRVGRRAECVCEASTLHAAAPKSADSKSK, from the coding sequence ATGGTGGCACCTCTCAGCCCAAGCCAGGAAGATTATCTTGAAACGATCTACCAGATCGGCTTGAAGAAAAGGGCGGTCCGGTCGAAGGACATCGCACGGAGCATGAAGGTTACCCGCCCGTCAGTAACCGGCGCCCTTCAATCGTTGGCTGAGAAAGGGCTAATTCAGTATGAGCCTTACGAGTTTATCACGTTGACTCCGAAGGGTCTTATCGCGGCCAGACGGGTGGTACGGCGCCATACGGTGATGCATGATTTTCTTACGAAGGTCCTTGGAATCTGCAGAGCAGAAGCTGAAGAACAAGCATGTCGGCTTGAACACGCAATTTCCGGGGACCTTACCCGCCGGCTCGCGCTTTTCGTCGAATTCCTTGAGTCGTGCCCGGAGGGAATCGAGGCGTGGGCTGAGCGGTTCAACTGCTTTCGGGTCGGTCGCCGCGCGGAATGCGTTTGTGAGGCGTCTACGTTGCATGCCGCGGCCCCTAAGAGTGCGGATTCGAAATCGAAATGA
- a CDS encoding type II toxin-antitoxin system prevent-host-death family antitoxin: MHKVGAYEAKTNLPKLLERVAKGERITITKHGVPVATLQPADSAKKAVPETIAQVKQFRRGHRLAGLSIRAMIDEGRR; this comes from the coding sequence ATGCATAAGGTGGGCGCTTATGAAGCAAAAACAAACCTTCCCAAACTCCTCGAACGTGTGGCCAAAGGCGAACGCATAACCATTACCAAACACGGCGTTCCCGTTGCAACACTCCAACCCGCAGATTCCGCAAAGAAAGCCGTGCCGGAAACCATTGCACAGGTAAAACAGTTTCGCCGGGGCCATCGGCTGGCTGGATTATCGATACGAGCCATGATTGACGAGGGAAGACGGTGA
- a CDS encoding PIN domain-containing protein: MTARFVVDNSVIMAWCFEDVGDRFAEAVLESLETCEAVVPAIWPLEVGNVLLVAERKKRLSQADVIRFVSLLYDLPIVIEQETPERMLKEILALAREQHLTTYDASYLDLAMRLGLPIATRDQSLSKAAKKSRVPAFDPAKLA, from the coding sequence ATGACTGCAAGATTCGTTGTCGATAATTCTGTAATAATGGCCTGGTGTTTCGAGGACGTGGGAGATCGGTTTGCGGAAGCCGTTCTAGAGAGCCTCGAAACGTGTGAGGCGGTTGTTCCTGCCATTTGGCCGCTTGAGGTTGGTAATGTCCTGCTCGTGGCGGAGCGAAAAAAGCGCCTGAGTCAGGCAGATGTCATCCGATTCGTATCCCTCCTCTATGATCTTCCGATCGTAATTGAACAGGAAACGCCCGAGAGAATGCTCAAGGAGATTCTGGCGCTGGCGAGAGAACAGCACCTCACAACTTATGATGCTTCCTATCTCGATCTCGCGATGAGATTGGGGTTGCCGATTGCAACACGCGACCAGTCCCTCTCCAAAGCTGCAAAGAAAAGCCGCGTCCCTGCCTTTGACCCGGCAAAACTTGCATAA